One genomic window of Hymenobacter radiodurans includes the following:
- a CDS encoding TfoX/Sxy family protein: MAYDPKLTDRVREYLAAIPELVIEEKEMFGVLNFLVQGKTCVCVREDSLMLRFDPGRQEEVAEKNGYHTMLMKGKEYKGYGYIDSYGIQDPRDFAYFLTLCLDYNKRAKASAKSKGKSKTGGGKTRGQ; encoded by the coding sequence ATGGCCTACGACCCTAAGCTTACCGATCGCGTTCGTGAATACTTGGCGGCTATACCAGAGTTAGTGATTGAGGAAAAAGAAATGTTTGGCGTGTTAAACTTTCTGGTCCAGGGCAAAACCTGCGTGTGCGTCCGCGAGGACAGTCTCATGTTGCGCTTCGACCCCGGGCGGCAGGAAGAAGTGGCTGAAAAGAACGGCTACCACACGATGCTGATGAAAGGCAAGGAATACAAAGGCTATGGGTATATCGATTCCTACGGCATCCAAGACCCGCGGGACTTTGCCTACTTTCTCACCCTGTGCCTGGACTATAATAAACGAGCGAAGGCCTCCGCTAAAAGCAAAGGGAAATCCAAAACCGGCGGGGGAAAAACCCGGGGGCAGTAA
- a CDS encoding KAP family P-loop NTPase fold protein, translated as MTNNLDRQHRATDRPLNDPLHDDFQRGSFAQRIADTLISRVNPDSIVIGMYGSWGEGKSTVLNFIRHELGRVTDKVVVLNFNPWRFTDETQLLTNFFGELAKTIDRQLLTPGQRAAKLAAEYVAPLLPKVTFSAQVDGPSTEVDFSTQVQALLNKAQPDADGLRQRIEQLLADAGRRVIVIVDDIDRLEKGQIQALFRLVKLTADFRHTAYVLAFDDSMVARALGEVFSPAGEAATAQQAGHNFLEKIIQVPLRLPRARADDLFDFCLARLNEVCQSQNIEPDAEDAQRVSNTLRAALLPRLTTPRLAVRYANAVEFGLPLLYREVNLADFILVEALHLFYPELHRFVATHPELLTGSTQRSDGNYEFLPEVGSDPKKPKIEHFLDNHYPQREERQATQHLLCTLFPRVSRHFNRSRSLFDDSPSRLSNTELAQRQHVAAPTHFARYFAYTILRDDVADQEFAAFLAQPPAQQFSTSQDLIGRLGISTFLQKLAYRVDLLSPVEATNGWYLLRQLSPSISDERVGWFSGRTDLSQSAWLLVALLARLPADQRLPHILDLLDSDAAFSLCERLVSQLLTRRTKALAKPLEDQDDSTLDLFTRAEWEPMEQVLAATLVERALHEAGSQAIYTVFPVIGCRIMHLYWRLAANPQPLAEYVLPRLRRNPDEVVQLLQTCAPFVSVNHAPPFHGNIEEDTFAMLYQSVGPELYTVVRQVLGPEPILSYSADRFRSTPPSPRNASANIATYMSTRSIPLVSPDNT; from the coding sequence ATGACTAATAATCTCGACCGCCAGCACCGCGCCACTGACCGGCCGCTGAATGATCCTCTCCATGATGATTTTCAGCGGGGTTCATTCGCGCAACGCATTGCCGACACCCTTATCTCTCGCGTTAACCCCGACAGCATTGTTATTGGCATGTACGGCAGCTGGGGGGAAGGAAAAAGCACAGTGCTTAACTTCATTCGACATGAGTTGGGCCGTGTTACTGACAAGGTAGTGGTACTAAACTTTAACCCCTGGCGCTTTACCGATGAAACGCAGTTACTGACCAACTTCTTCGGTGAGCTAGCTAAAACGATCGACCGGCAATTGCTCACGCCTGGCCAGCGAGCGGCCAAGCTTGCCGCCGAGTACGTAGCGCCACTGTTGCCTAAGGTGACCTTTTCTGCGCAGGTCGACGGCCCTAGTACGGAAGTAGATTTTAGCACCCAGGTACAAGCACTACTGAATAAGGCACAGCCTGACGCCGACGGCCTGCGCCAGCGGATTGAGCAGCTACTTGCCGATGCTGGCAGGCGCGTTATTGTAATTGTCGACGACATTGACCGGCTGGAAAAAGGGCAAATTCAAGCCTTGTTCCGCTTGGTCAAGCTTACGGCCGACTTCCGTCATACGGCTTATGTACTAGCCTTTGACGACAGTATGGTAGCCCGCGCCCTGGGGGAGGTGTTCAGCCCCGCAGGGGAAGCAGCCACTGCCCAGCAGGCCGGTCATAACTTCCTGGAGAAAATCATTCAGGTGCCGCTGCGCCTACCCCGCGCCCGCGCCGATGACTTATTCGACTTCTGTCTGGCTCGTCTTAATGAGGTGTGCCAAAGCCAAAACATCGAGCCCGACGCGGAAGATGCGCAGCGGGTCAGCAATACATTACGGGCTGCCTTGTTACCGCGGCTGACCACCCCGCGCTTGGCCGTGCGCTACGCCAATGCCGTAGAGTTCGGCTTACCGCTGCTCTACCGGGAGGTCAATCTGGCTGATTTTATTTTAGTCGAAGCTTTGCACCTGTTCTACCCTGAGCTTCATCGGTTCGTTGCCACCCACCCCGAACTGCTTACCGGCAGCACCCAGCGCTCCGATGGCAACTATGAATTCTTACCCGAGGTGGGTAGTGATCCGAAGAAGCCCAAAATAGAACATTTTCTTGATAACCACTATCCACAGCGCGAAGAGCGACAGGCGACGCAGCACTTGCTGTGCACCTTATTTCCCCGCGTAAGTCGACACTTTAACCGGAGTCGCAGCTTGTTCGACGACTCGCCAAGCCGCCTTTCTAACACCGAACTAGCGCAGCGGCAACATGTCGCTGCGCCTACCCATTTTGCCCGGTACTTCGCCTATACCATTCTGCGCGACGACGTAGCCGACCAGGAGTTTGCAGCCTTTCTGGCGCAGCCCCCAGCCCAGCAATTCAGTACCAGTCAGGACCTAATTGGGCGGCTGGGCATCTCTACCTTCTTGCAGAAATTGGCTTACCGCGTCGACCTGCTAAGCCCGGTGGAAGCCACCAACGGATGGTACTTACTCCGTCAGCTCAGCCCTTCCATTAGCGATGAGCGGGTGGGGTGGTTCTCGGGCCGCACGGACCTGTCTCAAAGCGCTTGGCTACTGGTCGCTTTGTTGGCCCGGCTACCCGCTGACCAACGCCTACCCCATATCCTCGATCTGCTTGACAGCGACGCCGCGTTTAGTCTCTGTGAACGGCTAGTGTCCCAATTACTTACTCGCCGTACTAAAGCGTTAGCTAAGCCGCTAGAAGACCAAGACGACAGTACTTTAGACTTATTTACGCGAGCCGAATGGGAGCCTATGGAGCAAGTGCTGGCCGCGACGCTGGTGGAACGGGCTCTGCACGAAGCTGGCAGTCAGGCCATCTACACAGTATTCCCCGTTATCGGCTGCCGGATCATGCACCTGTACTGGCGTTTAGCTGCCAACCCCCAACCCCTGGCTGAGTATGTCTTACCCCGGCTGCGGCGTAATCCTGACGAGGTCGTTCAACTACTGCAAACGTGCGCTCCATTCGTTTCCGTCAACCACGCGCCCCCTTTCCATGGTAATATCGAGGAAGATACTTTTGCGATGCTGTATCAATCCGTGGGCCCCGAGCTATATACCGTAGTGCGGCAGGTACTGGGGCCCGAACCCATTCTCTCCTACTCGGCTGATCGCTTCCGGTCAACCCCTCCTTCCCCGAGGAACGCCTCCGCCAATATAGCTACCTATATGAGCACCAGGTCGATTCCTCTGGTTAGTCCGGATAATACATAG
- a CDS encoding undecaprenyl-diphosphate phosphatase has translation MSYWQALFLAIVEGLTEFLPVSSTGHMIIVANLLGIGQVPFTEVYITSIQFGAILAVVALYWRRFVQSLDFYLKLITAFVPFGLLGFLLKDVITVLLKSVTVVAVSLVLGGIVLLFIDRWFIRERKQVTTPSLGQAFNIGLFQCVALVPGVSRSAATLIGGLAQGFDRRSAADFSFLLAVPTMAVITAYQFYKVYHTTLPNGEELRLLLFGNVIAFWVALLAVKTFLRVVVRVGFRSFGVYRVLVGLTILLLLALHVDLHIL, from the coding sequence ATGTCCTATTGGCAAGCGCTGTTCCTCGCTATTGTCGAGGGCCTGACAGAGTTTTTACCGGTGTCGAGCACCGGTCACATGATTATCGTGGCGAATCTGCTCGGCATCGGGCAAGTGCCCTTTACCGAAGTTTACATTACCTCGATTCAGTTTGGGGCTATTCTCGCGGTGGTGGCGCTGTACTGGCGGCGGTTTGTGCAGAGCCTAGACTTTTACCTAAAGCTAATCACGGCCTTTGTGCCCTTTGGCCTACTGGGTTTTTTGCTCAAGGATGTGATTACGGTGTTGCTGAAAAGTGTAACCGTGGTGGCCGTATCCTTGGTATTGGGGGGTATTGTGCTGCTCTTTATTGACAGGTGGTTTATCAGGGAGCGTAAGCAGGTCACGACGCCCAGTTTGGGGCAGGCATTTAACATTGGCCTGTTTCAGTGCGTCGCCCTGGTCCCGGGCGTCTCGCGCTCGGCCGCCACCCTCATCGGGGGCTTAGCTCAGGGGTTTGACCGGCGCTCAGCCGCCGACTTCTCGTTTTTGCTGGCCGTGCCTACGATGGCCGTCATTACCGCCTATCAGTTCTATAAAGTCTACCATACGACGTTACCCAACGGCGAAGAACTGAGATTGCTGTTGTTTGGCAACGTAATAGCTTTTTGGGTGGCACTGCTCGCCGTGAAGACCTTCCTGCGCGTGGTGGTCCGCGTCGGCTTTCGAAGTTTCGGGGTCTATCGGGTACTGGTGGGTCTCACCATTCTCCTGCTCCTGGCCCTGCACGTCGACTTACACATTTTGTGA
- a CDS encoding BamA/TamA family outer membrane protein: MCTRYTYLLAAAVMAIAPAAAQEKVPEHRVFLFGNTAQREVPAARLAQLRQVLEQQTGPFTVVHLGDIVGNTGLAGKADSVLAQPARTRADALISLVKGLPQGHIYFLPGDKDWSNSGPDGLKAVRRLEKYIEKQLPGQNAFLPSNGCPGPEVVDVAPLVRLVALNTPWFTHPYDRPEAPDTDCKTLTAEEFREQLHDILDETRGRNVLLAGHHPVVSNGEYGGYPPLTRHLLPPVLGTVYAAYRQNVGTPRDMANPRYQELRKELLNTLQSNPGVVYAAAHDYSLQLTPFQGNYHLVSGSLVEGHHIGAQGESLFNQREEGYSRLDYFADGTVKASFYVFSGDESPPKAPFTTTLFRSACLAAGPGSPSLQKRAVEEEAPTNAFLLTCATESHFPKTPKPDAPFQSSTVVAPGPQYRGTFSKRLFIGPVYRTSWIQPVEVPTLDLRSEKGGLRPFGKGGGRQTTALKLIAADSSEYVFRSVDKDVTNILPPQLRHSIAADILRDVTATAHPYSALVAGSLLDHTDILHARPRLFRLPDNQQLGPYRQQYAGLLGTLEDRPSDAKPNLPGFGGSEEVKRSFGLFRQLYKDHDNQVDALGLAKARAFDMLIADFGKHEDNWKWAAFKQPDGGTLYRPIPRDRDQAFTQWNGLLTYLSDREWAVGSIEGFEDHFHDLKSLNWPAKDLDRFLLQGLSREQWQQAARYLQTQLTPAVIDEATGKLPPEIQPLSGNDINRKLKARIQDLPQAVDDYYRLLARRVDVHGSNKGEVFQVDRLPAGQVRVQVFDRSKEGESPDGLALYDRTFKPAETEEISVYGFDGRDVFYVRGEASRSILVRLIGGAGQDHMVDESRVKGLRTLTKVYDVPDTDLQLGKEADNRTSTRSNINEYNFEAFDYNSYQPRFMLFYNRNDGFGVSAGVSFLRQGFRKPGFKNLYAFDIQSSSNGLLLLTGSTRHRYAIGKVDAGAEASFGNYFPYYNFFGIGNDTDISQDRYNDRFYTARYRGFTLNAFLERIFLQRSTLRLGPAFEDYTSNFADNSLLGLSTQTPPPDAFNRPNASAQQLLGVKGLLDLDFRDRPRFARRGVRLQARHESYRQLRGPQRTFGLTQGFTEYYGTTRLGLPITLVLKGGGAKNYGPVDDIPFYKLTSLGLRENLRGYYRNRFTGDASLYVNTELRLALGQVKNGFLPFYFGVFGFYDQGRVYYQGNSPGGWHAGYGGGLYLAPVVETLAFSVSYQQSSENSLIQFGLGFNIDK, encoded by the coding sequence ATGTGTACTCGTTATACCTATTTGCTGGCCGCGGCCGTAATGGCCATCGCCCCCGCCGCCGCGCAGGAAAAGGTGCCTGAGCATCGGGTTTTTCTATTTGGCAACACGGCCCAGCGGGAAGTACCGGCTGCCCGCCTGGCCCAGCTGCGGCAGGTGCTGGAGCAGCAGACAGGGCCTTTTACTGTTGTCCACCTGGGCGACATCGTCGGCAACACCGGTCTGGCGGGCAAAGCTGATAGTGTCCTGGCTCAGCCCGCCCGCACTCGCGCCGACGCGCTCATTTCCCTGGTAAAAGGCCTGCCCCAGGGTCATATCTACTTCCTGCCCGGCGATAAGGACTGGTCCAACTCCGGCCCCGATGGCTTGAAGGCTGTGCGCCGGCTGGAGAAGTACATTGAAAAGCAGCTGCCCGGCCAAAACGCCTTCCTGCCGAGCAACGGTTGTCCGGGCCCTGAAGTGGTGGACGTAGCCCCGCTGGTGCGCCTGGTGGCCCTCAACACGCCTTGGTTTACCCACCCCTACGACCGACCCGAAGCGCCCGATACGGACTGCAAAACCCTGACCGCGGAGGAATTTCGGGAGCAGCTGCATGACATTCTCGACGAAACCCGGGGCAGGAACGTGCTGCTGGCCGGCCACCATCCCGTTGTGAGCAACGGCGAGTATGGTGGCTACCCGCCTCTCACCCGTCACCTGCTGCCCCCGGTGCTGGGCACGGTGTACGCCGCTTACCGGCAGAACGTAGGCACCCCACGCGACATGGCCAATCCGCGCTACCAGGAACTCCGCAAGGAGCTGCTGAATACGTTGCAAAGCAACCCGGGCGTGGTATACGCTGCCGCCCACGACTACAGCCTGCAGCTCACCCCCTTTCAGGGCAACTATCATCTCGTCTCCGGCAGCCTGGTCGAAGGGCACCACATCGGTGCCCAAGGCGAGTCGCTGTTCAACCAACGGGAGGAGGGCTATTCCCGTCTGGACTACTTCGCGGATGGTACCGTGAAAGCTTCTTTTTATGTTTTCAGCGGGGATGAATCCCCTCCGAAGGCCCCCTTTACTACCACGCTCTTCCGCTCTGCCTGCTTGGCTGCCGGCCCTGGCTCTCCCTCCCTCCAAAAACGAGCAGTGGAGGAGGAGGCCCCCACCAACGCTTTTCTGCTCACGTGCGCTACTGAAAGCCATTTCCCCAAAACCCCGAAACCCGATGCGCCTTTTCAATCATCCACGGTCGTCGCTCCGGGCCCGCAGTATCGGGGCACGTTTAGCAAGCGCCTATTCATAGGCCCGGTCTATCGCACCTCGTGGATCCAGCCGGTAGAAGTACCTACGCTGGACCTGCGCTCCGAGAAAGGCGGCCTGCGCCCCTTCGGTAAAGGTGGAGGCCGCCAGACCACGGCCCTTAAGCTCATTGCCGCGGACAGTTCAGAGTACGTTTTTCGCTCGGTGGACAAGGACGTGACCAACATCCTGCCGCCTCAGCTGCGCCACTCCATTGCGGCCGACATCCTGCGCGACGTCACGGCCACGGCGCATCCTTACTCGGCCCTGGTGGCCGGCTCATTACTCGACCACACCGACATCCTGCACGCCCGGCCACGGCTGTTTCGCCTGCCCGATAATCAGCAGCTTGGCCCCTACCGCCAGCAGTATGCCGGTCTGCTCGGCACCCTGGAGGACCGGCCCTCAGATGCCAAGCCCAACCTGCCCGGTTTCGGGGGCAGTGAAGAGGTAAAGCGCAGCTTCGGGCTGTTTCGTCAACTCTACAAAGACCACGACAACCAGGTCGATGCCCTGGGCTTGGCCAAAGCCCGGGCCTTTGATATGCTTATTGCCGACTTCGGCAAGCATGAGGACAACTGGAAGTGGGCCGCTTTCAAGCAGCCCGACGGCGGTACCCTGTACCGCCCCATTCCGCGCGACCGCGACCAGGCGTTTACCCAGTGGAACGGCCTGCTCACGTACCTGTCCGACCGCGAGTGGGCCGTGGGCAGCATTGAGGGGTTTGAAGACCACTTCCACGACCTGAAAAGCCTCAACTGGCCCGCCAAGGACCTCGATCGTTTCCTGCTGCAGGGCCTGAGCCGCGAGCAGTGGCAGCAGGCCGCCCGCTACCTGCAAACCCAACTGACGCCGGCCGTCATTGACGAGGCCACTGGCAAGCTGCCCCCGGAAATACAGCCCCTGTCCGGCAACGACATTAACCGCAAGCTCAAGGCCCGTATCCAGGACCTGCCCCAGGCCGTGGACGACTATTACCGGCTGCTGGCCCGGCGCGTGGATGTGCACGGCAGCAACAAGGGGGAGGTATTTCAGGTGGACCGCCTGCCTGCTGGGCAAGTGAGGGTGCAGGTGTTCGACCGGTCCAAAGAAGGCGAAAGCCCCGACGGTCTGGCCCTGTATGACCGCACTTTTAAGCCCGCCGAAACCGAGGAAATCAGCGTCTACGGGTTTGACGGCCGGGACGTGTTCTACGTCCGTGGCGAAGCTTCCAGGAGCATTCTGGTGCGCCTCATTGGTGGGGCGGGCCAGGACCATATGGTAGATGAATCGCGGGTGAAAGGCCTGCGCACCCTGACCAAGGTGTATGACGTGCCCGACACGGACCTGCAGCTGGGTAAAGAAGCTGACAACCGCACCTCGACGCGGTCGAATATCAATGAGTACAATTTTGAAGCCTTCGACTACAACTCATATCAGCCCCGCTTCATGCTGTTTTACAATCGCAACGACGGCTTCGGCGTCAGCGCTGGGGTCAGCTTTCTCCGCCAGGGGTTCCGCAAGCCCGGTTTCAAAAACCTCTACGCCTTCGATATTCAAAGCAGTAGCAACGGCTTGCTGCTACTTACCGGCAGCACCCGTCACCGCTATGCCATCGGCAAAGTCGATGCGGGCGCCGAGGCCAGCTTCGGCAACTACTTTCCCTACTACAACTTCTTCGGCATCGGCAACGATACGGACATCAGCCAGGACCGCTACAACGACAGGTTCTACACTGCCCGCTACCGGGGCTTCACGCTCAACGCCTTTCTGGAGCGCATCTTCCTGCAGCGGAGCACCCTGCGCCTGGGGCCAGCCTTTGAAGACTACACCTCCAACTTTGCCGACAACAGCCTGTTGGGCCTCTCGACCCAGACCCCTCCGCCGGACGCATTCAACCGGCCCAACGCCAGCGCCCAGCAGCTGCTGGGCGTCAAGGGCCTGCTGGACCTGGACTTCCGCGACCGGCCCAGGTTTGCCCGCCGCGGGGTGCGCCTGCAGGCCCGGCACGAAAGCTACCGCCAGCTTCGCGGCCCGCAACGCACGTTTGGCCTCACTCAGGGCTTTACCGAGTACTACGGCACCACGCGCCTCGGGCTGCCCATTACCCTGGTACTGAAGGGCGGCGGGGCCAAAAACTACGGGCCCGTCGACGACATTCCCTTTTACAAGCTTACCTCGCTGGGCCTGCGCGAAAACCTGCGCGGCTACTACCGCAACCGCTTCACCGGCGACGCCAGCCTCTATGTGAATACCGAACTGCGCCTGGCCTTAGGGCAGGTCAAGAACGGCTTTCTGCCGTTTTACTTCGGGGTGTTTGGCTTTTACGATCAGGGGCGGGTATACTACCAAGGCAACTCGCCTGGGGGCTGGCATGCGGGCTACGGCGGCGGCCTCTACCTTGCGCCCGTGGTCGAAACCCTCGCCTTTTCGGTGTCCTACCAGCAGTCATCCGAAAACAGCCTGATTCAGTTTGGCTTGGGCTTTAATATCGATAAGTGA
- a CDS encoding DUF4041 domain-containing protein, translated as MQTIPTLVLVCLALAGISFFLFKQLQRRSAERDQAKQEAAEATIQHQVMVEEISRHREADRFAAEAQAQLVATQHQQQLHQAQQAVDELLLRFKPITDVEEERQRVLDQVQELEEQHLQHQDTQRTFEQAITILKTEFKALDEEANLQSFGHYTPRYDFVTSVEYQQKLEAIRRGQKELITLGLAAKCATSWEVNGSVSEGRKKTNQYLKLMLRGFNGESDAAIAKVKYNNVTVMETRITKAFDAINKLATAQDASLSASYLNLKLEELYLVHEFQEKVQEEREVQRQIREQMREEELAQRELDKARSDAEKEERRYAEALRKAQQEVEQATGEKQQKLLAQIQALQEQLTQAAQLKQKAISQAQLTRSGHVYVISNIGSFGENVYKIGMTRRLDPLDRVKELGDASVPFHFDVHAVIYCDDAPKLENNLHKAFHQRRVNCVNERKEFFNVSLPEIAEAVLANHGTIEFLHEAEAVEYRKSRAILQERAAEKVLPLLASS; from the coding sequence ATGCAAACAATTCCTACTCTAGTTCTTGTCTGCCTAGCCTTGGCAGGTATCTCCTTCTTTTTATTCAAGCAACTGCAGCGTCGCTCCGCTGAGCGTGATCAAGCCAAGCAGGAAGCCGCGGAAGCGACTATACAGCATCAGGTCATGGTGGAGGAAATCTCCCGGCACCGGGAGGCGGACCGCTTCGCAGCAGAGGCGCAAGCTCAGCTCGTCGCTACCCAACACCAGCAGCAACTGCACCAAGCTCAACAGGCAGTAGACGAGCTTCTACTTCGATTCAAGCCTATCACGGATGTGGAAGAGGAACGGCAGCGCGTACTCGACCAGGTCCAGGAACTGGAAGAGCAGCATCTACAGCACCAAGATACCCAGCGTACGTTTGAGCAGGCTATCACCATCCTAAAAACGGAATTTAAAGCCTTAGATGAGGAGGCGAACCTCCAATCTTTCGGCCATTATACTCCCCGTTACGACTTTGTCACCTCGGTCGAGTATCAGCAAAAACTGGAAGCGATTCGCCGGGGGCAGAAGGAACTCATTACGCTGGGTCTGGCCGCTAAGTGCGCCACGAGCTGGGAGGTCAACGGCAGTGTCAGCGAAGGCCGCAAGAAAACCAACCAGTACTTGAAGCTGATGTTACGCGGCTTTAATGGAGAGTCGGACGCGGCCATCGCCAAAGTGAAGTACAACAACGTGACCGTGATGGAAACACGCATTACTAAAGCGTTCGATGCCATCAACAAGCTAGCCACGGCGCAGGATGCGTCCCTGTCAGCCAGCTACCTGAACCTGAAACTGGAGGAACTTTATCTCGTGCACGAATTTCAGGAGAAGGTGCAGGAGGAACGGGAGGTGCAGCGCCAAATCCGGGAACAGATGCGCGAAGAGGAATTGGCGCAACGCGAGTTGGACAAAGCCCGCTCGGATGCCGAAAAGGAGGAGCGCCGGTACGCGGAAGCCTTGCGTAAAGCCCAGCAGGAAGTGGAACAAGCAACGGGAGAGAAGCAGCAGAAGCTCTTGGCGCAGATCCAGGCGCTGCAAGAGCAGCTCACGCAAGCGGCCCAACTCAAGCAGAAGGCTATTTCGCAAGCCCAGCTTACCCGCTCCGGACACGTGTACGTCATTTCCAACATTGGCTCTTTTGGAGAAAACGTGTACAAAATCGGCATGACGCGCCGTTTAGATCCGCTCGACCGAGTAAAGGAATTGGGGGATGCCTCCGTCCCCTTCCATTTCGATGTGCATGCCGTCATCTACTGCGATGATGCTCCCAAGCTGGAAAACAACTTGCACAAGGCTTTTCACCAGCGCCGGGTAAACTGCGTGAATGAGCGGAAAGAGTTCTTCAATGTGAGCTTACCCGAAATTGCCGAGGCAGTACTAGCCAACCATGGGACGATAGAGTTCCTGCATGAAGCGGAAGCCGTCGAGTACCGGAAAAGCCGCGCCATTCTACAAGAACGCGCCGCGGAAAAAGTGCTCCCTCTCCTAGCTTCAAGTTAA
- a CDS encoding STAS-like domain-containing protein: MSNTAANGVVLTISAITTGTYSNTDGLSLLVAMKDGLRQQQGVITLSLQGVIGFSSSFLNSSLGALYEDMGMDGFKRIRLTNYKPAQLAQLKKYMADVAQLHDAE, translated from the coding sequence ATGAGCAATACAGCAGCAAACGGGGTAGTACTGACTATTTCTGCTATCACAACCGGTACGTACAGCAATACCGATGGACTTTCTTTGCTGGTGGCGATGAAGGATGGCCTTCGCCAACAACAGGGGGTTATCACTTTATCCTTACAAGGTGTTATTGGTTTCTCCAGCTCCTTTTTAAACTCATCCCTTGGTGCCCTTTATGAAGACATGGGAATGGATGGTTTCAAACGAATTCGCCTGACCAATTACAAGCCAGCGCAACTAGCGCAACTGAAGAAATACATGGCCGATGTGGCGCAGTTGCATGACGCTGAGTAA
- a CDS encoding NINE protein translates to MKNKTTAAVLAFFFGSIGIQYFYLGKPLKGALCILFCWTLIPCLIALIHVIYYLTVSEAVFNATYNPPPVRVAQPVAVTRPAQQPATVARATPVVSGPSPQPATPPAIRSSMRPAYPSMRRARQQPEAILKADELLHLLALKEKGALTEAEYIVEKARLLV, encoded by the coding sequence ATGAAGAACAAAACTACCGCCGCCGTACTAGCCTTCTTTTTCGGAAGCATCGGCATCCAGTACTTTTATTTAGGCAAGCCCCTTAAAGGTGCCCTCTGCATCCTTTTTTGCTGGACGCTCATTCCTTGCCTGATCGCGCTGATCCATGTAATCTATTACCTAACCGTATCGGAGGCTGTTTTCAATGCAACCTACAATCCGCCGCCTGTCCGTGTTGCCCAACCAGTAGCAGTAACACGGCCCGCCCAGCAGCCGGCAACTGTGGCCCGTGCGACCCCCGTTGTATCAGGTCCTTCTCCGCAACCGGCCACCCCGCCAGCAATTAGGTCGAGCATGAGGCCCGCTTACCCTTCCATGCGACGAGCTAGGCAACAGCCAGAAGCTATTTTGAAGGCGGATGAGTTGCTCCACCTGCTCGCATTAAAGGAGAAAGGAGCCTTGACAGAAGCTGAATACATTGTTGAAAAAGCCCGTCTATTGGTATAA
- a CDS encoding sugar transferase produces MSNAKQLHHDAMDSLHQAEAALMQRDITLYKQNLRSALELETSAAFLLKDKITAEPTRSVLFRSAASLALSCGDYKKAQDLIIQALHGNPPQEIKNELLDIFSNALIEPSTIPTREVVLKRVFDIAFSLLVICLVLSWLIPVIGLLIKLGSRGPVFFKQIRTGRRNRPFYCLKFRTFALNTEGKASHVTKLGSFLRRTSIDELPQFFNVLKGEMSVVGPRPHLVRHTESYSRVINNFMVRHLVAPGITGLAQAVGRKKESRSSDQYIQNWSLLLDLKIILSSLVHAIRGYKNNYTIDSNSE; encoded by the coding sequence ATGAGCAACGCTAAGCAATTACATCATGATGCTATGGACAGCCTGCATCAGGCTGAAGCAGCCTTGATGCAGCGCGATATCACGTTGTACAAGCAAAACTTGCGTAGCGCGTTGGAATTGGAAACCAGTGCCGCCTTTCTATTAAAAGATAAAATTACTGCAGAACCAACTCGTTCTGTTTTATTCAGAAGTGCTGCAAGTTTAGCACTGAGTTGTGGTGACTATAAGAAGGCGCAGGATTTAATAATACAAGCTCTACACGGTAATCCACCTCAAGAGATCAAGAATGAACTTTTAGACATTTTTAGTAATGCCTTGATTGAACCTAGCACTATACCGACGAGAGAAGTCGTTTTGAAGCGCGTATTTGATATAGCATTCAGTTTATTAGTTATATGCTTAGTATTGTCATGGCTTATTCCAGTGATTGGACTTTTAATTAAACTAGGTTCTAGAGGCCCCGTATTCTTCAAACAAATACGTACGGGGCGTAGAAATCGCCCTTTTTATTGCTTAAAGTTTAGAACATTTGCATTGAATACAGAAGGTAAAGCTTCTCATGTTACTAAGTTAGGAAGCTTTCTGCGCAGAACTAGTATAGATGAGCTCCCTCAGTTTTTCAATGTTTTAAAAGGAGAAATGTCAGTTGTTGGTCCTCGGCCACACCTTGTACGGCACACGGAATCATATTCACGTGTGATAAACAACTTCATGGTTCGTCATCTAGTGGCACCTGGAATCACAGGGTTAGCACAAGCTGTAGGCCGCAAGAAAGAATCAAGATCTTCAGATCAGTATATTCAAAACTGGTCTTTATTGTTGGATTTAAAAATTATACTTTCTTCTTTAGTACATGCTATTCGTGGATATAAAAACAATTATACTATTGATAGCAATTCAGAATAG